The following proteins come from a genomic window of Panicum hallii strain FIL2 chromosome 8, PHallii_v3.1, whole genome shotgun sequence:
- the LOC112903689 gene encoding protein IQ-DOMAIN 14-like, with the protein MAPKKSEKDGMKKETQSPSGEWTHKELMDEAALTRVRPVLLDVDAVPYVPQLFASQNPPKPGHTEVYRSYPPQPDIPRLDHLLPSTAAEATRARVAEALPGSESTEGRSPLVEKEAEGEARRGNSPRPSVNPPASRPEPGRQEIGTDPAASAAGSVTIAMAGTTPQAAVTPPPATSAMVGAPRAMMVKKAVMKKSSLSASAVKHKPRPAVAVPAPEPSALEGISPKEPAPEADTTLPDLPPPPKPQQAKARAGGEEQVEALDTAPADGIDDVEKLQKVITDTEQQFADCLRQVKTLGEKHERRQKELEDLRRAAQELVDMANPPEEGETSEQTLLE; encoded by the exons atggcgcccaagaaatcagagaaggaTGGGATGAAGAAGGAGACGCAGTCGCCGTCcggagagtggacacaca AGGAGCTGATGGATGAAGCTGCACTCACCCGAGTCAGGCCGGTGCTACTGGATGTGGATGCGGTCCCCTACGTCCCGCAGCTGTTTGCgtcacaaaatcctccaaaaccg GGTCACACGGAagtgtaccggagctacccaccacaacccgacattCCTCGActggaccacctcctccccagcaccGCAGCCGAAGCGACGAGagctcgagtagccgaggctctgcccggcagcgagtccactgagGGCAGAAGCCCCCTGGTGGAAAAGGAagccgagggggaggcgagaagaGGCAACTCCCCCAGACCATCCGTGAA CCCACCTGCTTCTCGACCCGAGCCCGGGCGCCAAGAGATAGGAACAGATCCAGCAGCTTCGGCCGCAGGATCAGTTACCATTGCCATGGCGGGCACCACGCCACAAGCTGCTgtcaccccgccgccagcaacaagTGCCATGGTTGGGGCACCACGGGCCATGAtggtgaagaaggctgtcatgaagaagtcttcacT GTCTGCGAGTGCCGTGAAGCACAAGCCGAGACCGGCAGTAGCTGTCCCCGCCCCTGAGCCATCAGCCTTGGAAGGGATCTCGCCCAAGGAACCAGCCCCTGAGGCAGACACGACGCTACCCGACCTGCCGCCACCCCCCAAGCCCCAACAAGCCAAAGCCAGGgctggtggtgaagaacaagtcgaggcccttGATacggctcctgcagatggcatag atgacgttgaAAAGCTACAGAAGGTAATcaccgacactgaacaacagttcgccgattgCCTTCGGCAGGTCAAGACTCTAGGCGAGAAGCATGAgcggcggcaaaaggagctggaggacctcaggagggccgcccaggagcttgTGGATATGGCGAACCCTCCTGAAGAAGGCGAAACAAGCGAGCAAACCTTGCTGGAGTGA